In Pristis pectinata isolate sPriPec2 chromosome 11, sPriPec2.1.pri, whole genome shotgun sequence, the following proteins share a genomic window:
- the LOC127575840 gene encoding four and a half LIM domains protein 2, whose translation MTEHFDCHYCKESLFGKKYILREENPYCVKCYECLYSNTCEECKKPIACDNKDLSYKDRHWHEACFNCFQCKRSLVDKPFAAKDEQLLCTECYTNEYSSKCQECKKAIIPGTRKMEHKGNSWHETCFICHRCQQPMGTKSFIPKDDKNYCVPCYEKQFAMHCVQCKKAITTGGVTYHGQPWHKECFLCTGCKKPLAGQRFTSRDEFVYCLDCFSNLYAKKCAGCTNPIVGLGGTKYISFEERQWHNDCFNCKKCSISLVGRGFLTERDDILCPECGKDL comes from the exons ATGACAGAACACTTCGACTGCCACTACTGCAAGGAATCTCTCTTTGGGAAGAAATACATCCTTCGAGAGGAGAATCCTTATTGTGTTAAGTGCTATGAATGTCTTTATTCTAATACCTGTGAGGAATGCAAGAAACCAATTGCTTGTGACAATAAG GACTTGTCCTATAAAGACCGTCATTGGCATGAAGCCTGTTTCAATTGCTTCCAGTGCAAGCGATCGCTAGTGGATAAGCCTTTTGCTGCCAAGGATGAGCAGTTGCTCTGTACAGAGTGTTATACAAATGAGTATTCCTCCAAGTGTCAGGAATGCAAGAAAGCAATAATTCCAG GCACTCGCAAGATGGAACATAAGGGTAACAGCTGGCATGAGACTTGTTTCATCTGTCATCGCTGCCAACAGCCAATGGGCACAAAGAGCTTCATTCCCAAGGATGATAAGAACTATTGTGTGCCTTGTTATGAAAAGCAGTTTGCCATGCACTGTGTGCAGTGCAAGAAG GCAATTACCACAGGAGGAGTCACTTACCATGGTCAGCCCTGGCACAAAGAGTGTTTCCTGTGTACGGGATGTAAAAAGCCACTTGCTGGACAACGATTCACCTCACGAGATGAATTTGTCTACTGCCTGGATTGCTTCAGTAATCTCTATGCCAAAAAGTGTGCTGGCTGTACCAATCCAATTGTGG GTCTTGGAGGAACCAAGTACATCTCATTTGAGGAACGTCAGTGGCATAACGATTGCTTCAACTGTAAAAAATGCTCCATATCCCTGGTGGGCCGTGGTTTCCTCACAGAACGAGATGACATCCTTTGCCCTGAATGTGGGAAAGATCTGTGA